A window of Eriocheir sinensis breed Jianghai 21 chromosome 39, ASM2467909v1, whole genome shotgun sequence contains these coding sequences:
- the LOC127009043 gene encoding mucin-17-like isoform X1, translating to MAASEEEAGQSDSKNDDSASHETSKQFSTIHQQEIENQLCRPGVSYENRVSAVLSGWEHLAGTVEGDVGQLQPLASFLYRWSLQLILQGEWPGLAQIVKTRLGVTLQRCSRVAILQPLCRTLLPLVSDPWGHTTKTIFSDSEISDEEAVKYISNESWEVVRVRVDTMIESRCEELAYRVLKVCIRCIRLRSEGMGVPLYTDEDHNHFVDLYFVLLYKFQRKAFLDEVKALDVNEGVNLVQRLVAKQDKAKVWKHRLKIADLAIQIFLATTIVKKYNQDFWPVFLEWCGVQEAAAVADDVLVQMIHKYMQLSEASQHIYNMSSILHRKFGNRLASLVTELLIRALTMDMNSLEALKLKQTEGSQKEQQIQLEQQMASGFMDLATVFSNHKSVARECVLTAFSLHPTPERLVLLSSFVGSSPSSPTSSSSQALELPHSVKLSALYSSSPSHASFPVSQSPPPSAPHSSSVPHSSSEVSQPPCSYQSTSLPPSPAPSYIPQSLPSLPSPISHPLPSSPASCQLPTSAPSSYSISSPSPHSPSGLLYLETSDTGTEMGISAMSLQSTSTSDTQDGSPDTSQGSGVVQTTQSTTCLQSTCSNSCSAPSSQNYSQLTDLSTLGNSTVSDPVHNSLNYVSVQNSINADNMEVTSSSEVQVSQNCLQIDEVNAKSRMSPVSDQRGLSCEDQCLTDITIDTGQSHPYSSSDVDSQESQMAIENNAQNKMEDLPLSQTTDMTANDKGLDSGITKMKDDVDSMDKFYKSTENFIEQLSQEPPKKSSQSQLTNLTSEDFLCQNYDVLTQPSQVLDAEVLGMTKELCDDLAVVLSCPRWQVLSWMLDWNELSKICGQYLKDADSAKNMTKELKYLNIDYSQFQNMPSAEITEFTGIEKGYEHFIEHESDSEATDGGDYIARPKTSHSSPAPPAGSNSSDNIIKVPKRGRGRPKKLAHINKLFDSDSDFDASVRLKGSSCYLISMSESEESDIDNKSKTFLKMDPEPSGIVEGKRVTAVSNQDRSKRIRIDAGTGKVRKDRSLLNSLRLFRHEKYGGNPDPVYDDSEFDGLQRSAENFAPPLSSLNLNPRVVLTERDKTAVDQQLQRSMRTATAGERVGPARTAPSSQSRESWRYAGSFVAPNPTSAVRPATSVPLSRSPSVQCYVRRKDGKVLFAPFNRSILSGSRPPNPSGNNNYLKLLSRPTSGYDDSYAKFLLQQNPNLQGKSTGDTLPRKNMTLDASLDYLKKQGTTVTYKSRKAGSALALANAQKTVLNRIMSPENAISAISSRTAIAMPVSNNPPNLPPSDKTNPANLSRVLPKGTTVVRKPKADGAGPSGLSNNSGSGSSSGTRTVVTRPGNFPTVVSRPTSTVSSAVRTGNTVMAVRTSASTIRTTYSRGVVVTGSLGAQESAANRSTTPPSTVSSPSTTGGTTSGTGSSSSSATPTPLVSATVVGSVPTSVPNSRSSPMGTQSGNSAKQQQQQQLLLQQSWDVVQNDNVSGVEVNTTITQMSSSTRGATTCTTTVASPPGDTRAASMLETLLRDRPVPPSPLHTQSTTAITTITAALPSTITSIVGSSSVPLAVSGESQVTNAVVGTLTSTGSTSGNVVIASGSNANSGVIMASGVVGTPTAGNVVVASSGLVGSSGVTVNNSVGEGSSGAVQQVLLPGQIVQVHTSDGTTGIGIVQSSSLDLRLPAGTRVIKSCGGTIRTTAGQQQQVTGVINQTGSRQVNVLHNVKILQNVQNRQIVRTVVVPHPVALQGLNTQTGHLKPQVVSLSQGTSTPTTTAGESGVIQPQVPATTVRAKIPPSTIVQKVLGRSGGLVIRTLRPQTSTQASGDSATFEEGLGAKLQQQQAVDGDKITGTTTTTNVTVARLPQDEGLGERLSHYLKTALVSSTSTQSVGTQTLTTAVKPSAGQLVNQVAMNHLRSGGSAALSLAGSIPGISGTPNTISTSPTPPQQANIPSLPLTPTNAVSSETLEQLREFESVFEKVSNKSGKEGTDGEASVDSYTSTPMSSEESMIAAQLLSMANDNPAVTTSSSYVYSVPTTVYDASGTRLTEGTYITIPSTTQAGTLILVNHSGTGTGLVTVASGVQSQQPPPAASPALSSTSSHSSIASSPSSTSSKSKKPPPKSKTVPPTTPPVVAKPKTPPPPKAPAPKPTVAKPQVEESDETKARIQAILEKYKQDLANTPQPQPAPRNRKNCPPPKNEGKTSTKKKSPVKKVEGGAGNSPAVSEGSIVGCPSPSPSPGPANDNSIGPSSSASSGQPVQYSSQVVVSQGNSNSGNHSAPDEKIKTEGSPEVVATTPQILQGVMVSNVKVEGSNLSSNSTNLAQGIAGGRFVQLIRHCGKVTTITTRQPMNKAKTASQGGPPPNVTIQGRISMNDLMESHIASLLTGGSSALTQSPSVVSKIVQQQQLAGHQAVQQVVVQTSGGQQVLQQVAVQQLPTSSVKQQQQQKPQPKSSVIQQLCIANSEELSGASSQLRQAAVSVGSLPATPPSNIVTTANTNVINTPAVSKGSTNSNPSPSTSTSSIPSPSQTPTGANSNVIHNSTGTISGTVKLPLSSIPSSPLTPQTNAGTSPPTPQPVSASPHAPSPATEPSPTPSSFQMGEESNSSEQSVGDGLACPLPPFLTLKSFIMRSPQQPSPQTQQLQQQKIQQEQKISDKCFSGTGVQQASNSTGPVQESSTSTPSIILNKPPQRGNQSHVQLQISQPLRKPTTVIRSSGGTAGRRLVIGASDPNGRTVGHGTTASPLLVSGAGEVGIASSPLSGSSHEGSPASSHSRIRLATRPQDMRSNSIDSLKSDQSVEEVQIPPSPATLTKQIQSAYMTEAALSPSVSQSQHSGSSYSSPSTTHDLPFTEAPPTSDDSYGGGLTQPGHSSVPPAPGLSVTGVSPEGDTQMGALTSPSGDVYLHHSGTGLGLEGLEAGTLPLVSGMEVRTHSPALSDLVSSGPLLTWSPRSADSMMAQSPSLNDALTANIPLDVNHSEDSLCDSSTGFPGLFSIEGDGVSVSSSTSEDIGNTTAGVSSNQQHTLQQDLESQEQVEVTIDLHPRESEQDHTITSTRSPTQLELPIATLRGITTHGIQSSGSIIISQGVQETPWRFDNTIVTQAKSVIKSEPSNEHHNDKRATDHEEIAGPSNNIQSKLSDGSPVSYQKSKQKRGNSVEVKEQEVEDVRILAEVVAMKDLEKGNKSNIQSKTDGKVDTDTKKSQEGSSRKRGQRSTYLPDKRKLNVISENEVKTEEIPTKNGHEDDDVLPNIKIGNSSCGVGRNKRRSSQRAVAASSNVVSPASVCRTRTKPVKTESNIKQEQGPGLLDTEIKDEKVIKLAKVIKENSDGGVGRTRGGRRRTEMDSIGEVKHLESHDEQKVSGESQREIKQGDDNIDIKFSEGECGEEVRRGGRGARAGKRGDGCALGEEEVQNHIDDESAVPRGNRGRHISGTSDTSSNYSLECAVTPALQDNIPSISGGRRRRRHSRESSASSRDGSPLTIHSHDFPPGGVNTRRSSSRDHAKKKKCSCCVGGEQKKSSSGSGRRVSTRAARGSNSGSLQ from the exons GTTAAAGCGCTGGATGTGAATGAAGGAGTCAACCTGGTACAGCGGCTGGTGGCCAAGCAAGACAAGGCCAAAGTGTGGAAGCATCGACTAAAGATTGCTGACCTTGCTATTCAGATATTCTTAGCCACTACAATAGTGAAGAAGTACAACCAAGACTTTTG GCCTGTGTTTTTGGAGTGGTGTGGTGTCCAAGAAGCTGCTGCAGTTGCTGATGATGTGCTAGTTCAAATGATCCATAAGTATATGCAGCTGTCTGAGGCTTCCCAGCACATATACAATATGAGTTCCATTTTGCACAGAAAG tttggGAATCGGTTGGCTTCACTAGTCACTGAACTCTTAATACGTGCTCTCACAATGGACATGAACAGCTTGGAAGCCCTGAAATTGAAACAGACCGAAGGATCTCAAAAAGAACAGCAAATCCAACTAGAACAACAGATGGCTTCTGGATTCATGGATCTGGCTACAGTGTTTAGCAATCATAAAAGTGTAGCAAGGGAATGTGTCCTCACAGCATTTAGTCTTCACCCAACTCCTGAACGTCTAGTCTTGCTCAGCAGCTTTGTGGGCAGCTCTCCTAGCTCTCCCACATCAAGTTCTTCTCAAGCCCTTGAATTACCACACTCTGTAAAACTTTCTGCATTGtactcatcctctccctcacatGCTTCATTTCCTGTCAGTCAGTCCCCTCCACCTTCTGCTCCTCATTCTTCATCTGTCCCACATTCTTCATCTGAGGTGTCTCAGCCACCCTGTTCTTATCAGTCAACATCTTTGCCACCAAGTCCTGCACCTTCCTATATCCCCCAGtcattgccttcccttccttccccaataTCCCATCCACTACCGTCCTCCCCAGCATCATGTCAACTTCCTACTTCTGCACCCTCATCTTACAGCATTTCCTCTCCAAGTCCACACTCTCCATCTGGTCTTTTGTATCTTGAAACCTCAGATACTGGAACAGAGATGGGAATATCTGCCATGAGCCTGCAGTCCACTTCTACTTCCGACACACAAGATGGCTCACCAGACACATCACAGGGCAGTGGTGTTGTACAAACTACACAGTCCACCACCTGCCTTCAATCCACATGCAGTAACTCTTGTTCTGCACCATCCTCTCAAAATTACTCTCAACTTACTGATTTGTCCACATTGGGAAATTCCACTGTCAGTGACCCAGTCCACAATAGTCTTAATTATGTCAGTGTTCAAAATAGTATTAATGCTGATAACATGGAAGTGACGAGTTCCAGTGAAGTACAAGTGAGTCAGAATTGTTTACAAATTGATGAAGTTAATGCTAAAAGCAGAATGTCTCCAGTAAGTGACCAGAGAGGTTTATCATGTGAAGACCAATGTCTGACAGACATCACGATAGATACAGGACAATCTCATCCATATAGTTCATCTGATGTGGATTCCCAGGAATCTCAGATGGCTATTGAAAATAATGCTCAAAATAAGATGGAAGATCTCCCATTGTCACAAACCACAGATATGACTGCTAATGATAAGGGGTTGGATAGTGGAATAACCAAAATGAAGGATGATGTGGATTCTATGGACAAGTTCTACAAAAGCACTGAAAATTTTATTGAACAATTGAGTCAAGAGCCACCCAAAAAATCTTCCCAGTCTCAATTGACAAATCTCACATCAGAAGATTTTCTGTGTCAGAACTATGATGTATTAACTCAGCCCAGTCAAGTACTTGATGCAGAAGTACTGGGCATGACAAAAGAACTGTGCGATGACCTAGCAGTGGTGCTCAGCTGTCCTCGATGGCAAGTGTTGTCATGGATGCTTGACTGGAATGAGCTTTCAAAAATTTGTGGACAGTATCTCAAAGATGCCGATAGTGCGAAGAACATGACTAAGGAACTCAAGTATCTCAACATTGATTACAGTCAATTTCAGAACATGCCCTCTGCAGAAATCACAGAATTCACTGGTATAGAAAAGGGATATGAGCACTTTATTGAACATGAATCTGACAGTGAAGCCACAGATGGGGGGGATTACATTGCTCGCCCTAAAACAAGTCACAGCTCTCCAGCTCCACCTGCTGGATCAAACAGTTCTGATAATATAATAAAGGTAccaaaaaggggaagaggacgaCCAAAGAAATTGGCACACATCAACAAGCTTTTTGACTCGGACTCTGATTTTGATGCTAGTGTCCGGTTGAAGGGATCTTCATGTTACTTGATTTCAATGTCAGAGTCTGAAGAGTCTGACATAGACAATAAAAGTAAGACCTTCTTGAAAATGGATCCTGAACCTAGTGGTATTGTAGAAGGCAAGAGAGTGACAGCTGTAAGTAATCAAGACAGAAGTAAGCGCATACGCATTGATGCAGGTACAGGCAAAGTTCGGAAGGACAGGAGCTTACTGAACAGTTTGCGACTTTTCAGACACGAGAAATATGGAGGTAATCCAGACCCTGTTTATGATGACTCAGAGTTTGATGGGTTACAACGCTCTGCAGAAAACTTTGCCCCTCCTCTCAGTTCTTTGAATCTTAATCCTCGTGTTGTGCTAACAGAACGGGACAAGACAGCTGTCGACCAGCAGCTTCAAAGGTCTATGAGAACAGCAACGGCAGGGGAAAGAGTTGGTCCTGCAAGGACAGCTCCATCTAGTCAGTCACGTGAATCCTGGAGATATGCAGGATCCTTTGTGGCACCCAATCCCACCAGTGCTGTTCGTCCAGCCACCTCAGTCCCACTCTCACGCTCACCATCTGTCCAATGTTATGTACGTCGCAAAGATGGCAAGGTGCTTTTTGCTCCTTTCAATAGATCAATTTTGAGTGGCAGTCGCCCACCTAACCCAAGTGGAAATAATAACTATTTAAAGTTGTTGAGCAGGCCAACATCTGGTTATGATGATTCTTACGCTAAATTTTTGCTTCAACAAAATCCCAATCTTCAAGGGAAAAGTACTGGTGACACCTTACCCAGAAAAAACATGACACTTGATGCCAGCCTTGATTATCTTAAAAAACAAGGTACAACAGTGACTTATAAATCTAGAAAGGCAGGATCAGCCTTAGCCCTTGCAAATGCTCAGAAAACTGTATTGAACAGAATCATGTCTCCAGAAAATGCCATATCTGCCATAAGTAGCCGAACTGCTATAGCAATGCCTGTCAGTAATAATCCCCCTAACTTACCTCCATCAGACAAGACAAACCCTGCCAATTTGAGTCGGGTTTTACCTAAGGGTACAACAGTTGTCAGGAAGCCTAAAGCCGATGGAGCAGGGCCTAGTGGGCTCAGTAATAACAGCGGGTCAGGGAGCAGCTCAGGTACACGAACTGTGGTCACCCGACCAGGAAACTTTCCAACTGTGGTTTCCCGTCCCACTTCTACAGTTTCTTCTGCTGTACGCACAGGAAACACTGTCATGGCTGTCAGAACAAGTGCATCCACCATCCGCACAACTTACTCACGTGGTGTGGTGGTGACTGGCAGCCTAGGAGCACAGGAGTCGGCAGCCAACAGAAGTACAACGCCTCCTTCAACCGTTAGTTCCCCATCAACAACTGGAGGCACCACTTCTGGCACAGGATCATCATCATCCTCGGCAACGCCGACCCCTTTAGTCTCAGCCACGGTGGTAGGTAGTGTCCCCACGTCTGTTCCAAACAGTCGTAGTTCCCCGATGGGGACACAAAGTGGAAATAGTgctaagcagcagcagcagcagcagctgctgCTGCAGCAGTCCTGGGATGTTGTTCAAAATGATAATGTAAGTGGTGTTGAggtcaacaccaccattacccaAATGAGCAGCAGCACCAGGGGAGCCACCACTTGCACCACCACCGTGGCTAGCCCACCGGGGGACACCAGGGCAGCTAGCATGTTAGAGACATTACTGAGAGACCGACCTGTCCCTCCCAGCCCTCTTCACACCCAgtccaccacagccatcaccactaTTACTGCAGCTCTTCCCAGCACCATAACATCTATAGTAGGCAGCAGCAGCGTCCCACTAGCAGTGTCTGGGGAGAGCCAAGTAACAAATGCTGTGGTAGGTACTTTGACCAGTACAGGCAGCACCAGTGGCAATGTGGTTATTGCAAGCGGCTCAAATGCCAACAGTGGTGTGATTATGGCAAGTGGTGTAGTTGGAACACCCACAGCAGGCAATGTTGTTGTTGCTAGCAGTGGACTTGTTGGTAGTAGCGGTGTCACTGTGAACAATAGTGTTGGTGAGGGAAGCTCAGGAGCAGTGCAGCAGGTGCTTTTACCTGGCCAGATCGTCCAAGTTCACACTAGTGATGGCACAACAGGCATTGGAATTGTGCAGTCATCCTCACTAGATTTAAGATTACCAGCTGGTACAAGAGTAATAAAATCTTGTGGTGGAACAATACGAACCACAGCTGGCCAGCAGCAGCAAGTAACGGGAGTAATAAACCAAACTGGCAGCCGTCAAGTTAATGTCTTGCACAATGTCAAAATTCTACAGAATGTGCAAAATAGGCAGATTGTCCGCACTGTGGTTGTGCCACATCCAGTAGCCCTCCAGGGACTGAATACTCAAACAGGTCACCTAAAGCCCCAAGTTGTTTCTCTCAGCCAAGGAACTAGCACACCTACAACAACTGCAGGGGAAAGTGGAGTAATACAGCCCCAAGTTCCTGCTACTACTGTGAGAGCTAAGATACCCCCTTCTACTATTGTCCAGAAAGTGTTGGGTCGCAGTGGTGGGCTGGTTATTCGCACACTTAGACCTCAGACATCAACTCAAGCATCAGGTGATTCAGCCACATTTGAAGAAGGATTGGGGGCAAAATTACAGCAACAACAAGCTGTAGATGGAGACAAAATCACaggaaccaccaccacaactaatgTAACAGTTGCTCGTCTACCCCAAGATGAGGGTCTAGGGGAGCGTCTCAGTCACTATTTAAAAACTGCTCTCGTGAGTTCTACAAGCACCCAGAGTGTTGGAACTCAGACTCTGACCACAGCTGTAAAGCCTTCAGCAGGTCAGCTAGTTAATCAAGTTGCTATGAATCATTTGAGAAGTGGGGGAAGTGCAGCTCTTTCCTTAGCTGGAAGCATCCCTGGGATAAGTGGTACACCTAACACTATTTCAACAagcccaacaccaccacaacaggCTAAtattccctctctgcctctcactccAACTAATGCTGTCAGTTCAGAGACTCTGGAGCAGCTAAGAGAATTTGAGTCTGTTTTTGAGAAAGTATCAAATAAGTCTGGGAAAGAGGGAACTGACGGAGAAGCAAGTGTGGACAGTTACACAAGCACTCCTATGTCCTCAGAAGAATCAATGATAGCTGCTCAGCTCTTGAGCATGGCTAATGATAACCCTGCTGTCACTACATCTTCAAGTTATGTATACTCTGTTCCCACAACTGTTTATGATGCAAGTGGAACCAGATTAACAGAAGGAACTTATATAACCATTCCTAGTACCACTCAAGCAGGCACTCTCATTTTAGTTAATCATAGTGGCACTGGCACAGGCTTAGTTACTGTTGCCAGTGGTGTACAAAGTCAACAGCCACCACCTGCTGCTTCACCAGCTttgtcctctacctcctctcactcttccattGCTTCTTCACCATCATCTACTTCAAGCAAGAGTAAGAAACCACCTCCAAAGTCAAAAACAGTCCCTCCAACCACACCACCTGTGGTGGCCAAACCTAAGACGCCACCACCACCCAAAGCTCCAGCTCCAAAGCCAACTGTAGCCAAACCTCAAGTGGAGGAGAGTGATGAAACCAAAGCTCGTATTCAAGCCATCCTGGAGAAATACAAGCAGGATTTAGCTAATACACCACAGCCTCAACCAGCTCCAAGGAACAGGAAAAACTGTCCACCAccaaagaacgaaggaaaaacatCCACCAAGAAAAAGAGTCCAGTAAAGAAAGTAGAAGGGGGTGCAGGAAACAGCCCAGCGGTCTCTGAAGGCTCCATAGTTGGGTGTCCTTCCCCAAGTCCATCACCAGGTCCTGCAAATGATAACTCAATTGGTCCTTCAAGTAGTGCTTCAAGTGGACAACCAGTTCAGTACAGCTCTCAAGTTGTAGTTAGTCAAGGAAACTCAAATTCTGGGAATCACAGTGCccctgatgaaaaaataaagacagaaggtAGTCCTGAAGTTGTTGCAACTACTCCACAAATACTCCAAGGAGTCATGGTGTCAAATGTAAAAGTGGAGGGTAGTAATTTATCGAGTAATTCAACAAACCTTGCACAAGGCATTGCTGGTGGCAGATTTGTTCAACTTATTCGACACTGTGGAAAAGTGACGACAATCACAACACGGCAACCAATGAATAAAGCAAAAACAGCGAGCCAAGGCGGCCCTCCACCTAATGTCACAATACAGGGGCGCATTAGTATGAATGATCTCATGGAGAGTCACATTGCATCTCTTTTAACGGGAGGTAGTTCAGCCTTGACACAGTCACCATCTGTTGTTAGCAAGATTGTTCAGCAGCAGCAGCTTGCAGGCCATCAAGCAGTTCAACAAGTAGTGGTGCAAACATCAGGAGGCCAGCAAGTATTGCAGCAAGTAGCAGTTCAGCAGCTTCCTACCTCATCAGtcaagcagcaacaacaacaaaagccacAACCAAAAAGCAGTGTAATTCAACAACTTTGCATTGCCAATAGTGAAGAACTGTCTGGAGCAAGTTCTCAACTACGTCAAGCAGCAGTCAGCGTGGGATCCCTTCCAGCCACTCCCCCTAGTAATATAGTCACCACTGCAAACACTAATGTCATAAATACACCAGCTGTTTCTAAAGGCTCTACAAATTCTAATCCTTCACCATCTACAAGCACATCAAGCATCCCTTCACCATCCCAAACCCCCACTGGTGCAAACAGTAATGTTATCCATAATAGCACTGGTACCATTAGTGGTACAGTTAAACTTCCACTCTCTTCTATCCCAAGCTCTCCACTTACACCACAGACAAATGCTGGAACATCACCTCCAACACCACAACCTGTGTCAGCTTCTCCCCATGCTCCCTCCCCTGCTACAGAGCCATCTCCTACACCCTCATCTTTTcaaatgggagaggaaagcaaTAGCAGTGAACAGAGTGTGGGTGACGGTCTCGCTTGCCCACTGCCTCCTTTTCTAACCCTAAAATCATTTATAATGAGGAGTCCACAACAACCTTCACCACAGACTCAACAATTGCAGCAGCAGAAAATACAGCAGGAACAGAAAATATCTGATAAGTGTTTCTCTGGGACAGGAGTACAGCAAGCCTCAAACAGTACAGGACCTGTGCAAGAATCATCAACATCCACTCCTTCGATAATCCTTAATAAACCTCCCCAGAGAGGAAATCAGTCACATGTGCAGCTGCAAATTTCACAACCTCTTAGAAAACCAACCACAGTGATTCGCTCTAGTGGAGGAACTGCAGGAAGAAGATTAGTTATAGGAGCCTCAGATCCAAATGGAAGAACAGTTGGTCATGGCACAACAGCTTCCCCACTCTTGGTGAGTGGTGCAGGGGAAGTAGGCATTGCTTCATCACCCTTATCAGGCTCCAGTCATGAAGGATCACCTGCTAGCTCACACTCCCGCATACGCTTAGCAACAAGACCTCAAGACATGAGAAGCAACTCCATCGATTCCTTAAAAAGTGATCAAA GTGTTGAAGAAGTCCAGATTCCTCCAAGTCCAGCAACATTAACAAAACAAATACAGAGTGCTTACATGACTGAGGCAGCCCTGTCTCCCTCAGTGTCTCAGTCACAACATTCTGgatcctcctactcatcacccaGCACAACACATGACCTTCCATTCACAGAAGCTCCTCCTACCTCAGATGATTCCTATGGAGGTGGCCTGACTCAGCCTGGCCACTCCTCAGTCCCACCTGCTCCAGGCCTCTCAGTAACAGGTGTCTCTCCTGAAGGGGACACACAGATGGGAGCCTTGACCTCACCCTCTGGGGATGTTTACCTTCATCATTCAGGAACAGGTTTAGGCTTGGAGGGCCTTGAGGCAGGGACATTGCCACTTGTTTCAGGTATGGAAGTAAGGACACATTCACCAGCCTTGAGTGATTTAGTGTCTTCTGGACCTCTCCTTACCTGGTCCCCTCGATCTGCTGACTCCATGATGGCACAGTCTCCCTCCCTCAATGATGCTCTCACAGCGAACATTCCACTTGATGTAAATCACAGTGAGGATTCTCTATGTGACTCATCCACTGGCTTCCCTGGGCTCTTCTCAATTGAGGGAGATGGGGTCAGTGTATCTTCCAGCACAAGCGAAGATATTGGAAACACCACAGCGGGAGTTTCAAGTAATCAGCAGCATACTTTACAGCAAGATCTGGAATCACAGGAACAAGTGGAAGTGACAATAGACTTGCATCCCCGAGAGAGTGAACAAGACCATACCATAACTTCCACCAGGTCACCTACACAGTTGGAATTACCTATAGCCACCCTTCGTGGAATCACTACTCATGGCATCCAGTCATCAGGGAGCATTATAATAAGCCAGGGAGTTCAAGAGACACCTTGGAGATTTGATAACACTATTGTTACACAGGCTAAGAGTGTTATTAAATCTGAGCCTTCTAATGAACACCATAATGATAAGAGAGCAACAGATCATGAAGAAATTGCTGGTCCATCCAACAATATTCAAAGCAAACTAAGTGATGGATCCCCAGTATCATATCAAAAGAGCAAACAGAAAAGGGGGAACAGTGTTGAAGTGAAAGAGCAAGAGGTTGAGGATGTCAGAATTTTGGCTGAAGTTGTTGCCATGAAGGATCTAGAGAAGGGAAACAAATCTAATATACAAAGCAAAACTGATGGAAAAGTTGATACAGACACTAAGAAGTCTCAAGAAGGGAGCAGTAGAAAGCGTGGACAGCGTTCAACCTACTTGCCGGATAAAAGAAAGCTAAATGTAATAAGTGAAAATGAAGTAAAGACAGAAGAAATTCCAACAAAGAATGGacatgaagatgatgatgtacTTCCCaatataaaaataggtaacaGTAGTTGCGGTGTTGGTAGAAACAAGCGTAGAAGTTCACAGCGTGCTGTAGCAGCTTCTAGTAATGTAGTTTCTCCAGCTTCAGTGTGTCGAACTCGTACAAAACCTGTGAAAACTGAATCCAACATTAAACAGGAACAAGGACCTGGACTCTTAGATACTGAGATCAAAGATGAAAAAGTTATCAAATTAGCAAAGGTTATTAAGGAAAATAGTGATGGTGGAGTCggaagaacgagaggaggaaggaggcgcaCAGAAATGGACAGTATTGGGGAAGTAAAGCACTTGGAGAGTCACGATGAACAAAAAGTAAGTGGAGAGAGTCAGAGGGAAATTAAGCAaggtgatgacaacattgatatcAAGTTTAGTGAAGGGGAATGTGGTGAGGAGGTGCGGCGAGGTGGTAGGGGTGCTAGAGCTGGAAAGCGGGGTGACGGATGTGctttgggggaagaggaggtgcaaAATCATATAGATGATGAATCAGCAGTACCACGAGGAAACCGAGGACGCCACATCAGTGGTACCTCAGATACCAGCAGCAATTACAGCTTGGAGTGTGCTGTGACTCCAGCATTGCAGGACAACATCCCCAGCATCAGTGGAGGACGTAGACGAAGACGACACAGCAGAGAAAGTAGTGCCAGCAGTAGAGACGGCAGCCCACTCACCATACACTCTCATGATTTTCCCCCTGGTGGTGTTAACACCAGACGCTCATCCTCACGGGACCATGCCAAGAAAAAGAAGTGCTCATGCTGTGTGGGAGGAGAGCAAAAAAAGAGCAGCTCTGGCAGTGGGAGGAGAGTGTCTACTAGAGCTGCTAGAGGCTCTAACAGTGGTTCTTTGCAGTGA